The following proteins are encoded in a genomic region of Arachis ipaensis cultivar K30076 chromosome B02, Araip1.1, whole genome shotgun sequence:
- the LOC107626054 gene encoding uncharacterized protein LOC107626054: MVLHREQELLLSSPFIDPSKGDGGKSGGMSIEKKIEFLESLTGKVTNRRSRRWLNDRLLMELVPRLNAEEIRGLFAPPPWGEEVPPSTFSMTNVEEWDRFRNIDMDKEVNMIHAFENSLDKRKGRVDADKLAVLNGWHRVDCRTREALRRSSVSELIEGYEECIRTFITKSSDGDVLELQIQDPFRRLLLHGVCEFYNLASDTVTDMNGGVESSKMTKIKKKKRGSPQLPNITLCHFLKMSKEGSW, from the exons ATGGTTCTTCACCGAGAACAAgagcttcttctctcttctcctttcATTGACCCTTCTAAAG GAGATGGTGGAAAATCTGGTGGGATGTCAATTGAGAAGAAGATTGAGTTCCTTGAGAGCTTGACTGGAAAG GTTACAAATCGAAGATCCCGTAGGTGGTTAAACGATCGTCTCCTGATGGAACTGGTTCCACGATTAAATGCGGAGGAAATCAGAGGCTTGTTTGCTCCACCACCATGGG GTGAAGAAGTTCCACCTTCAACATTTTCCATGACTAATGTGGAAGAGTGGGACAGATTCAGGAATATAGACATGGATAAAGAG GTCAATATGATCCATGCTTTCGAAAACTCTTTAGACAAGAGGAAAGGCCGTGTTGATGCTGACAAGTTGGCAGTATTGAATGGTTGGCATAGAGTTGATTGTCGAACAAGAGAGGCACTTCGACGCAGCTCTGTTTCCGAACTCATAGAGGGTTATGAG GAATGTATACGGACGTTTATAACGAAAAGCTCGGATGGAGATGTTCTTGAGCTGCAAATTCAGGATCCTTTTAGGAGATTGTTACTGCATGGTGTTTGTGAG TTCTACAACTTGGCCTCAGATACAGTGACAGATATGAATGGTGGTGTGGAGTCATCAAAGATGAcaaagataaagaagaagaaaaggggtTCTCCTCAGCTTCCAAATATCACTCTCTGCCACTTTCTGAAGATGTCCAAGGAAGGAAGTTGGTAA